In Nitrospirota bacterium, the genomic stretch TCTTTGGGGAGTCCGAAGAAGAGAAAGAAAACCCTGAAAATGATTTTGTTTTTTTTATTTTAAAAGCTTGAGGGTGGAGCACCCCGCAATCGAATTGAAATCGTGATCTGTCGTCAAAAGGTAACAGTCATACCTGATACAAATAGAGGCAATTAAAAAATCGATCGTACCCGCCTGAACTCCTTTCGAAGAACAATGGTTTCTAAGACGTGCGGCTTCAATATAATCTTTACGATGAGGCTCAATAAGTGGAAAGGGGAAAAGCTGTTCTAATAAACGGGCAAAATCTTTTGAAAATTTAATCCCCTGTAAAAGCTCCTGTAAAACAACTCCTAACAGAAAAATATTTTCCTCATTTTGAATCAAGTCGGTCAGTTTTTCAACGGGAGGAGTGGTCTGGCTTGATTTTCTGCGAAGCGCCAATGACCAGACAGAGGTATCGACAATAACATTCATCGTTTCAATCTGGATTTTTTATAATCGTATATGGGATCCCATTCCAATGTTCCAAATAACTCCAGAATCTTTTTCTGTTTATGACGATGAATATATTCTTTGAGAGCATCGGTCACCGCCTCTTTTTTTGTTTTATGGCCACCCAACAGTTTTGCCTCTTCAATCAGCCGGTCATCCAGGGCAAGATTCGTTGCCATGATTTACCCCCTTTATTTCATTTTTTCAAAGTATCACACATTCGTCCACACATGTCAAGCGCAGCCGGGCGCTCGACAAGATTGTGAGATGGCAGGCGTCCGCCAGGAAAACAGACGTAAAACGATTTGCACTTTGAAAGCTTTATGGAGGCCTTTGGGTATAAGGAAATAAGATGGGGGAAAACTGATGGAATATAAAAGCTATTATGGGTCCGTCCATATTCTTGGGTAAAAAGAAAAGCTTTGACAAAACGTACGTTATTACGTATTTTAAAAGAAAAACCTGAGGGGCCTTGAATGAAAACGATTTCGATTACAAAAGCTCGTTCTTCCTTTTATAAACTTATCGATGAGACGGCGGAATCACACACTCCCGTTAAAATTTCGGGTAAACTGCATAACGCTATTCTGATAGGGGAAGAGGACTGGTCCGCCATTGAAGAAACTTTATTTCTGCTTTCTATTCCTGGAATGCGAGAATCAATTATTAAAGGAATGCAAACCCCAATAGAAAAATGTGCTGACAAGTTAAAGTGGTAAAATGGAAACTGGTTTTTACCTCCCAGGCCCAAAAAGATG encodes the following:
- a CDS encoding type II toxin-antitoxin system Phd/YefM family antitoxin encodes the protein MKTISITKARSSFYKLIDETAESHTPVKISGKLHNAILIGEEDWSAIEETLFLLSIPGMRESIIKGMQTPIEKCADKLKW
- a CDS encoding type II toxin-antitoxin system VapB family antitoxin, with protein sequence MATNLALDDRLIEEAKLLGGHKTKKEAVTDALKEYIHRHKQKKILELFGTLEWDPIYDYKKSRLKR
- a CDS encoding PIN domain-containing protein, whose protein sequence is MNVIVDTSVWSLALRRKSSQTTPPVEKLTDLIQNEENIFLLGVVLQELLQGIKFSKDFARLLEQLFPFPLIEPHRKDYIEAARLRNHCSSKGVQAGTIDFLIASICIRYDCYLLTTDHDFNSIAGCSTLKLLK